The genome window acacctccacggagcttagcgcgattcacaacgtcccgactggtcccgaccaatcggagcacactgggctcacagggagggggggcaagagctgcaacgagccatttagtggagagagtgaatacacatactttacagagatgctgtatgcgaaaccaatgtgagtttggaaaattgcacagtataaatctattctagtagacctcaacaatggaattatgatcagtggaaatgggcgtgacatgtgacctttaagtgctttgacaaaaaatccataaaaaaacttcatctgtggaagccgtagtactgtaaaaagcacgaccaatcattttagtcggcccggctaaaataactggatggcctacctgcctgtcagccttccatctgtgtgtgttggaggaggggctctgtaaggaagtggcagattttttccggttgtgtattttcaaattctagcgcactcgagccggtttctcaaacttaccttccccacctttaactaaaaGTTTGCttaatttaatattcatttaggattttttttgtattattaaacaAGCATTTGTTTATGGCATCTTTAATTGTAAAGATAATTTTTCAACAATAACAATTTTGGCACCCAAATATATATTCCATCAATATAAACATCTAAATGTTGTGTAAAATGTTGTTATTCTCAATTATTGATAATGGTATTTGATTGCTAAAATCCATGATCAGTCATGCATTAATGAACCcaatgaaaacattttttacttcCAAACATTTTTATAGCCCAgagtataattacattttttgtttgaTATTCTCATGCAATCTGTATCTGAGTAAATACCATGTGAGATTTAGAGACACGGTTCAGTCAGTATAAGTGAGTTATCTGGAACAGTTTcttaattaaatcaagttaaccGGGACACAATGTTTACAATGTTGTTTCTTATCACCAGTCTATAACATCTACTAGTCAAAACATCTACTAGAAAGCCTGTTGAATTAATCTCTTTCAACCTAATATTTATTTTCCAGAAGTCTTTTTTTATGGCCATGCTGTGAGATTGTTAATCATATTGTAACTTTTTGTTTTAGAAGGGGTCACTGATCCAAAGGCGATGCGGAGGATTATTCCAACACAGTTTCCAACTTGCTCGCTTACTTAGCTCAAACAAACCCCCAAGAGGTAATGTAACTCCTAATGCTGTAACACTACGTAATTCAGCGAAACGTTTGCACACGATGACCTAAatattttgttgtttgtgtttgctgttTTTGCTTTCAGGTTTTGAAAAGTTTTTCCCAAAGAGTGAAGAGAGCCCTGGCGTCAACAAATCAACTGAAGGTGAGGAATGTTTGAGTCACTATCACAGCATCATTTGTACATCTTCCGTTCTCATTTCCTCTGCAGTGCATGACTGATGTTCTGTTACCATTCAGATGAAAATACCAAAAAACAAGAGTCTCTTGTAACGGAAGAGCAAGACACAAATAATGATGGGGACGGAAGAAAACAAGGCGGAAAAAAGGAAGAATCCCACTGGTGGACACGCTTTCTGGTGCGAATGACCAGAATATTACCGATTTCTGTCTTAGATGCACTTCAAAATGCACTTCACGTTAACTTTACATATATCTATTTTTTAAATGCTGGCATATGATATATTTTATTCAAATCTAAGCCTGATCTCACTAATTAGAGCAAATCTAAGTTGCATTCTTCATAATTTAGCATGCATTTTGACCTATTTGAGCATAGAACTACTCATAGTATTATATAAATGTTATGTATTTATGTTTAATTAACAAGAACTCTGTACACTGTATTGTTGTCAGTCTTTCTAAATGGTCAATTCATGAAATTAATTATATTTCTATAATACAtagtactgtactagtactgtTCATATCATGATATATCTGGCAGGCAGCATACTGCGGTTGCAGTGTAAGAAGAGAGATGGTTTTACAGTCTTTCAATTAAtgaattgttttttttcttacaACATTTCTTGACCCAACAGGAGGAGTTTCCCTTGCATCAAAGATCTTTTCAGTACGTTGCATTCGGTGCAGCAGGCATGGTCTCAGcttttttgtacttttacttccgAGAGACGGGGATGCAGATCTCCTGGAAGGACTTTGTGCAGTACTACTTGAACAGAGGCTTGGTAAGAGGCGGAGAGAGGATTtcgttttttgttactttcgttttTATTGCTTGTTTTTTGCAACCATGTAAACATATTGTTGTTTGTGCCCTCTACACAGGTCGATCACCTGGAGGTTGTCAATAAACAATATGTCAAAGTAATTCCTTTCAATGGAGTGAACACACCGGAAGTGGTTAGTTATTTTGCTTTTCCTATAGGTCATGCTGTTGGTTAGGTTAAGGGATATTTTTAAAACAGAGATGAGTCATACCTTTGTTTTGTCTAATAATTTAAACTAAAGGCTCTCTTACAACGTATATTCTGAACTTCATTTGGAATCCAGTCCACCGATTAGGTTGATCACATGCAATTTAAAATACTACTTTTTAAGGTAAAACAATGTACTTTTGTGCACTAGAATTAGCTATCATAGCCAACAGAAGCTGCAATTGATTGACTGTTTACATTTGTTGAAAGAAGAGTTTATGTTTTCCTTGTTATTTACCTTTTAGAAAAACCTAGACAGGCTTGCTTGTGAGTTTAATGTACATAAGCAAACGTTTTGCACAGTATACTGATGTTGAATCCCCTCTGTTTTGTGTACATTTCAGAGCTTTTTGTGGTTCAACATTGGCAGTGTTGAGTCATTTGAGCACAACCTGGAAATGGCCCAGCAAGAAATGGGTTTTGACTCACAGAGAGTTCCTGTATTCTACAGCAGTGAAAGCGATGGGTGAGTATTTTATTAGATGAGTACCTGAAAATGTTCATATTAAAATGACTTTACACATATTGTATTGTCATATTGATGCTGGCCTTATGGAGCTTATTTCTTTCCCCCCACAGGACACTCCTTTTAAACGTTCTCCCAACCTTACTGCTGGTCAGCTTTTTAGTTTTTGCCATGCGTAGGGGACCAATGGCAGGAGGTCGTGGGGGTAAAGGGCAAGGAGACCCCTCCAGTATGAGTAAATCCAAAGCTAAAATAATCACAGACAACATCAAGGTTCGATTTAAAGATGTCGCAGGATGTGAGGAGGCCAAACTGGAGATTTTAGAGTTAGTCAACTTCTTGAAGAACCCGCGGCAGTACCACGACCTAGGAGCCAAGATCCCAAAGGTGTGCCCTTAGCATTCATCATTATTCAGGAGATATGATGGAAAACCTACTTTTGTAATGCTTTTGTGGCTGCCCTGATCAAGAACCATGGGATTCAACAAGCCTTTCACATTTGGCTTCCTTTCCTACGTTGCAGGGTTATTTGAATTGAACCCAcatctaaatatctatagagAAATACATTTGCACCACATTTTTCTCACAAGCCAATCAGAGCATACTGTTTTCTTTTGGAGAGGGTCTTAAACAGAACCTTTCAGACAAAGGTATATACAGACAATGATACAACAATTATGtgttttttgaacattaaaggtggggtaggtaagtttgagaaaccagctcgagtgcgctagaatttaaaaatacacagccggagaaaatctgccacttccttacagagcccctcctccaacacacatgaacgcgcacatgaccaatgagggcaagtttgtgcacagatggaaggctgacagccaGGTAGGCATCCAGTTATTTCAGCCGGGccagctaaaatgattggtcgtgctttttacagtactacggcttccacagatgacatttttgtatggatcttttgtcaaagcacttaagatattcattgctatcgggatgttaagagcattccatggaatataacaaaaagtgtatctcgagccggtttctcaaacttacctaccccacctttaatgttcaaaaaacaCATAATTGTTGTATCATATTGTCTGTCTGTATATACCTTTAATCACTCTTTGtctggctcgagatacactttttgttatattccatggaatgctcttaacatcccgatagcaatgaatatcttaagtgctttgacaaaaaatccatacaaaaatgtcatctgtggaagccgtagtactgtaaaaagcacgaccaatcagccagcccggctaaaataactggatggcctacagtacctgcctgtcagcctctgtgcacaaacttatgccctcattggtcagtgtggtttgtgtgtgttggaggaggggctctgtaggAAGTGGGGCTCTGTAGGAAAtgggctgtgtattttcaaattctagcgcactcgagctggtttctcaaaaagtacctaccccacctttaaggcatTTAAGCAGGTTTTGGTAGAAACTCAaaaaacaaatatgaacctgaaaatgagtgcAACATGTCTCCTTAAACCAGGGTGCAATGTTGGCGGGCCCGCCTGGTACTGGAAAGACCTTGCTAGCCAAGGCCACGGCAGGAGAGGCCAACGTCCCCTTCATCACTGTCAACGGTTCCGAGTTCCAGGAAATGTTTGTTGGCGTGGGTCCAGCGAGGGTCAGTATGGGCTAAATGCAGCAGGATAGTGCCAAGTAGTCATAAAACTGAATGAATTGGTCACATGCATTTCATTATGCTGTTTGGCAAAACTGTAAacacaattattattgggatTGTTATGTTAGAGGTGCAAATAAAAAGCATGACCCTTGCTTTGGGTGCTTTgtgttttacaggaaaggaTGCTAACTGTAAGATAATTTCTGTGATTTCTGTTTGCTCTTTCCTTTATAAGATAAGGGACACGTTTGCCACAGCTCGAAAACACGCTCCATGCATCCTCTTTATTGATGAGATTGATGCAATTGGCAGAAAGAGAGGCAGAGGGAACTTTGGCAACAACAGCGAGCAGGAAAACACCCTCAACCAGTTGCTTGTGGAAATGGACGGTAGGCAGTAATCTCTCTTAGTTTTCAAGACTTTTTTTGTCCCATTCCTGGAGCATTATTTCACGACATCACATATGGTATTTGTATTTGTCATTCCAGGGTTCAACAGTTGTACTAATGTGATAGTTTTAGCTGGCACCAATCGAGTGGATATTCTGGATCCAGCTTTGATGAGGCCGGGACGCTTCGACCGACATATATACTTAGGTAAAGTGAAGCACTTGTTTTAGGTCTTCTCTAACTTTATAGGCTACTGCTCTCTCCTGGATTCCTGAGAGCAGGTTTCACTTAATTACACTCAATCTGTTATCCACATCTCTTTCTCTACATCATCATGTATCCCTGGTTCACTTTAAACGTGCCTCTAAGTTAAATTTGTTAAATTTCACTTAATCAGTTGCAAGGTAAGAGCTATTTGGGGGTTTTGATTTACATCTTGTATAAAATAAACCGGCCGACTTTATTATTTTTCCGTAATGCAATTTATGGTCCTTTGGATGTTTTTAATTTTAGACTTGAAAGCAAATCCGGAGtggtttttcttttgttttcccCCTCTTTTTCAATTCCATATTAATGTGTAAATGTGTTACCACACCATCTCAGTACTACTGCACAGCAGGCACCATGCAACAACCCCAATTCAGTGGCACTAATGTGCTAGCAGATTTAACTTTGTTATTTGTATTCGTCTGCTTCAGATGAGGTGCTAATCTTAACCTTACTGACACAGTCAGTGTATGGTTTCCATTTAAGAAATTGGCTTCAAGCCTATTATATttgcttattttattttatttgcgaCTGCTCAGTTGTAATGTCATTTAAAACGTGTGTTGCATACTGTGCGCTTTTATCTCTGTGGTTAAAATGGTTGATCCTTTTCAGCCTGCTGAGATTTAATTTGCTTTATGCCAGCAGTGCTGGACAACAGTGGGCAGGGCAGACTTCTCTCTGAATAGAACACTGGGTCAAAAGGAGAGAGCTGGCTCTCTATAAAAGAAGGATTAGATGACTGGCGGCCAACATGCGGGACGAGACACACACTCCTCTGTGTTGTTGACTTTTTCTGTTCCCTTTCCTTTAATCGTTCTGTTGTTACAGGTAAACAGTATTGTTAAGATAAAGTTGCCTCAAATACAGTTTCAATGCCaatttagatagatagatagatagatagatagatagatagatagatagatagatagatagatagatagatagataaatagatagacatactttattgccatttcaacaagacacagagtgtactattaaaacgaaatttcgttgtactggcttacaggaacaggacaatataaaaacttgctaaaattgtacatataaataaataatagtgacgtggtgctgataaaattaaagataaagtgtgcgtttaaaatataaagacttactatacatataaataaaatagacatactatatagAAAATATGTGCGCTTTACACAGCGTAATGTAATCTCTATGTTACTGGTCTACTTAATattcagcagtctgatggcaTGGGGGAAAAAGCTATTACAGAATCTGACTgttctgctcttaatgctgcggaacctcttgccggagggcagcacggagaacagagcatggtgagaatgagtggggtctttaaaaatgttctgggcttttgtcagggagcgtttctgagcggtgtctctgatgggagggagagaaactccgatgatcttctctgctgtcctgaccaGCAGAGACTTCCAGTCAGACTTCAAATTTATGTTTAACTTAAAGTTTAAAATCAGCATGTCACAAacttttaaatgtatacattttttttaggcGGTCTTCAAGATAAGGGTCACTGATCCCATGACTTTGCCTTCCCATTAAAACAGTTATCTCCTTGTAAGAGCTAACACTGCTGTATGAGGAGCTTAACGACACATACTGCTGACACAGGGTTTGTCGTTTAATGTTGTCTTTACTGACCAGTTTGATTTACAGAATTTGATGAGCAGCTCTTCAAAATTAATTTTCTAAATAttttcttgttttatttttctatttttGTACAGGACTACCAGATATTAAAGGCAGAGCATCCATCTTTAAGGTGCATTTAAGACCTCTGAAGTTGGACACCAATATAGAAGTACAGGCTTTGGCCAGgaagctagctgcactaactcCAGGTTTTACTGGTAAGAAGAAgagatgtgtgtgcatgttcacAAGTGTTTccactttttttaatttattattctaCAAATGTTATACAGTTTGCATGCTGTATTTCTCGCCCAATTGTTTTTATCACACGACAGGTTAACTTGGTTGTTTTGACTCCTTTTTGTCTTAGGGGCTGATATTGCTAATGTGTGCAATGAAGCAGCACTAATAGCTGCACGCCACCTCAGCCAACATGTCAACACCAAGCACTTTGAGCAGGCAGTCGATAGAGTTATTGGAGGTAAGTTGACATGGACAATTCTTATTGTGAACCTATTAGATATAGGTTATAAACCTTCATCAAGTCAGTAAGACATCCTCCTTTCTCTCAGGTCTGGAAAAAAAGACTCAGGTAATGCAGCTTCCAGAAAAGACAACTGTGGCGTATCACGAGGCCGGACATGCTGTGGCCGGCTGGTTTCTCGAACATGCAGACCCCCTTCTTAAGGTAGTCACACCGTTTGCTTTCTCTCACACTGCTGCTTGACCATCTGAATCCACCTTCTGCCcttgaagagatttgttttacCCTCTGCAATTAAATAGGGATTTCCCCACATCATTATATTGATAATTGGAGTAACTATCATGTACTCCCTCAGGTCTCCATTGTTCCCAGAGGAAAAGGTTTGGGTTATGTGCAATATCTGCCTAAGGAACAGTACCTGTTCAACCGTGAGCAGCTGTTTGACAGGATGTGCATGATGCTGGGGGGTCGAGTGGCAGAGCAGGTTTTCTTTCGGCGAATCACCACCGGAGCGGAGGATGACCTCAGGAAGGTCACCCAGTCTGCATATGCACAGGTATTCACCATATTCTAAAACAAACATGTTAACAAATTCACAAGAAATCAGTAAATTACTGTATGTGATAAAATATGACATTGGGAATTAATGTTGAGTCATACACTCTTTGAGTCACACTTAGATGCTTAAATGGAAGTTATATCAAATATGGTAAGActtgtattaataataactaTAAAAGTTGACTCGGTAGGTTTGTCTTCGTCTCATGGAACTCCACGAGTTAGTAGTCACTGACGGTATAAAATCAGTCCTAAATAAGCAAAACAAATGTATAAGTCTGATGGGTCAGGTAGTTTGCAAGATGAGCCATAGAccgaaagacagacagaaacacaTACACATGTCTTAACGCATGATATCCAAACAGGCTTTTGGGTGCACAATTAGAAGTCACTTAGCATTTTTGTTAGTTTGAGAACAATGTTGTAATAAAGGCACACAAGAACAGTTTGTTTTGTAACTAACGGCCTGTTTCTCTTCATATTTCAGGTTGTACAGTTTGGAATGAATGATGCGATGGGTCAGATGTCCTTTGACCTCCCTCAGCAGGGTGACATGGTAACGGAGAAGCCCTACAGTGAAACTACAGCCCAGCTCATAGATCAGGAGGTCCGCTTGCTCATAGATTCTGCCTTCCAGCGAACACTTCAGCTTGTCACGGACAAGAGAGATATGGTGGACCAGGTGAGAACTACTCACATCACTGACAAAAAGGATGGACAGAAGTAAAGATAAAGAGTCATTTTTCCAACACTGCATGAAGAAGCAACTTGATAGCTAATTCTACTGCTCATCTGTTCTCGAAGTCAGCAATAAGaaattacatttgtattgatggaGTTAGCCATTATCTTAAAAATGCTTGTTGTTCACTATAATTGTTCATGTGCTGCAGGTGGCAAAACGTCTGCTAGAAAAGGAGATGCTAGATAAAGCGGACATGGTGGAGCTGCTGGGAACTCGTCCCTTTCAAGAGAAGTCAACATATGAGGAGTTTGTTGATGTGCTGGGGAAATTAGAGGACACCTCTATATCCCAAGAGCCAGAAGGAGTACTGAGGGTGGGAAAAACACTTCCAGAATGAGCAAAACAATCAGCCCTTTTCCTCTAGCTGGACACACGCCTCAAGGAAAATATTTTAGCTGAATTAAGTTAAATATTTCCGAAGTTTTTCACCATTTGGTCCAGAGTTTCGGGGCTCTGAAAAAAATCCCTGGTTCTCATAGCAGCAAAGTGAGATACGATGTGTTGCACTGGTCTTAAATGGCCTCAATAATGCAATTTGAATTGTGGTCTTTATATTCTGGGGGGAATTACATAAAATACTCATGTTATTCTTAGTTCAGTCTGTAAGCCACAGTTCTGTGAGGAGCTGTTTGTCGCTTACATTTCCCTGGGGTTGCCTTCCTCTCACACTGAGATGCAGTTACTTCCACTTACAAAACTGCAACCAAATGAGATTTTTAACATTGAGAATGCATTGACATTGTGTGTCGTGTACATGAATTTTGGTTTGTATTTGTCAGTTACACACGTTGCTGGTATCATTATATGATGGTATCAAAGGTAAAATGGTATTCTACAGCTCTATGCCTTCATCGGACCCCAATTTTGTTAATATGACAAGAATGGTTCCTTTTCCGGCTGCCActtcattattacattacattgcatttagctgacgcttttatccaaagcgacttacaataagtgcgttcgaccaacaaaatacaaacttgaagaaaacaatcatataagtacatcaggcttcatagagcaacaacatttcaagtgctactcaactggctatagatgagccagccctttattagtatataagtgctttgttaatagttctatcgctcgaagtggagtcgaaagagatgagttttcagtctgcgccggaaggtgtgtaagctatctgctgtcctgatgtcaatggggagctcattccaccattttggagccaggatagcaaacccacgtgtttttgctgatgggaacttgggtccccctcgcagtgcgggtgcagcgagccgtttggttgatgcagagcggagtgcacgtgctggggtgtacggtttaactaTAATGGATATATGGATAAATATCTAAAACGTGTTGTCCCTGAGTGTAGAGGCCAGGTTTTCTTAAGATTTCAAAAGTACTTTGATTGTTCTTCTGAAAGTTTTAGATATGTCTTCACACGGTTCTATAATGAAGACATCTTTAAATATCTGTGAAGTTGTGTCtcaatttaaatacatttgtatcacCATGAAAGTCTTCCAGCAGACGTCAGCCTTTCTCAACCTGGTTCTCATTCAGTTATCAGGAGATGCAGCTGTTAGAACTCAGTGTTGCACATATGATACTACATATGTCATTGGATCGCATCTACTGTTGACATCCTTTACTTGGATTGATGATTACTTAAGAACTGGGAACAAGCAGAGGAAGAATTAAGTACTATAATGAGCTAACAAAATGCCATTTCACACACTCTTTTTCCGATTAACTAACATTTCTTGTAAATAAACACAAAGGAGAAAGGGCTCAAATTCCAGAGATGAATATTTGACTTGAATATTGTCCCTGATGACCCAAGCTAGCTAAGCTAAATAACTTCATGTGGCCTAGGTGGTTTGTTACACACTGTTATTGTAATGTGAATTGTGTCTTCTTCTTTTAGCCAGATGCTC of Pseudochaenichthys georgianus chromosome 3, fPseGeo1.2, whole genome shotgun sequence contains these proteins:
- the LOC117461399 gene encoding mitochondrial inner membrane m-AAA protease component AFG3L1-like isoform X1, which encodes MLLALSVGPFRNRVRAVRSWSRDLSAISTFRSGGALTSKGSLIQRRCGGLFQHSFQLARLLSSNKPPRGFEKFFPKSEESPGVNKSTEDENTKKQESLVTEEQDTNNDGDGRKQGGKKEESHWWTRFLEEFPLHQRSFQYVAFGAAGMVSAFLYFYFRETGMQISWKDFVQYYLNRGLVDHLEVVNKQYVKVIPFNGVNTPEVSFLWFNIGSVESFEHNLEMAQQEMGFDSQRVPVFYSSESDGTLLLNVLPTLLLVSFLVFAMRRGPMAGGRGGKGQGDPSSMSKSKAKIITDNIKVRFKDVAGCEEAKLEILELVNFLKNPRQYHDLGAKIPKGAMLAGPPGTGKTLLAKATAGEANVPFITVNGSEFQEMFVGVGPARIRDTFATARKHAPCILFIDEIDAIGRKRGRGNFGNNSEQENTLNQLLVEMDGFNSCTNVIVLAGTNRVDILDPALMRPGRFDRHIYLGLPDIKGRASIFKVHLRPLKLDTNIEVQALARKLAALTPGFTGADIANVCNEAALIAARHLSQHVNTKHFEQAVDRVIGGLEKKTQVMQLPEKTTVAYHEAGHAVAGWFLEHADPLLKVSIVPRGKGLGYVQYLPKEQYLFNREQLFDRMCMMLGGRVAEQVFFRRITTGAEDDLRKVTQSAYAQVVQFGMNDAMGQMSFDLPQQGDMVTEKPYSETTAQLIDQEVRLLIDSAFQRTLQLVTDKRDMVDQVAKRLLEKEMLDKADMVELLGTRPFQEKSTYEEFVDVLGKLEDTSISQEPEGVLRVGKTLPE
- the LOC117461399 gene encoding mitochondrial inner membrane m-AAA protease component AFG3L1-like isoform X2, whose translation is MLLALSVGPFRNRVRAVRSWSRDLSAISTFRSGGALTSGSLIQRRCGGLFQHSFQLARLLSSNKPPRGFEKFFPKSEESPGVNKSTEDENTKKQESLVTEEQDTNNDGDGRKQGGKKEESHWWTRFLEEFPLHQRSFQYVAFGAAGMVSAFLYFYFRETGMQISWKDFVQYYLNRGLVDHLEVVNKQYVKVIPFNGVNTPEVSFLWFNIGSVESFEHNLEMAQQEMGFDSQRVPVFYSSESDGTLLLNVLPTLLLVSFLVFAMRRGPMAGGRGGKGQGDPSSMSKSKAKIITDNIKVRFKDVAGCEEAKLEILELVNFLKNPRQYHDLGAKIPKGAMLAGPPGTGKTLLAKATAGEANVPFITVNGSEFQEMFVGVGPARIRDTFATARKHAPCILFIDEIDAIGRKRGRGNFGNNSEQENTLNQLLVEMDGFNSCTNVIVLAGTNRVDILDPALMRPGRFDRHIYLGLPDIKGRASIFKVHLRPLKLDTNIEVQALARKLAALTPGFTGADIANVCNEAALIAARHLSQHVNTKHFEQAVDRVIGGLEKKTQVMQLPEKTTVAYHEAGHAVAGWFLEHADPLLKVSIVPRGKGLGYVQYLPKEQYLFNREQLFDRMCMMLGGRVAEQVFFRRITTGAEDDLRKVTQSAYAQVVQFGMNDAMGQMSFDLPQQGDMVTEKPYSETTAQLIDQEVRLLIDSAFQRTLQLVTDKRDMVDQVAKRLLEKEMLDKADMVELLGTRPFQEKSTYEEFVDVLGKLEDTSISQEPEGVLRVGKTLPE